A region of the Agromyces sp. CF514 genome:
GAGCTCGTCGCGGCGGGCGCCGAGCTCGAGGCCGAGCCCCGCGAGACGCCGTGGCGCTCGGTGAACTCGCGACTTCGGGCGCCCGCGGACCTGCAGCTCACGCTGTTCCAGGAGCTCGATGCATCGGCGCCGGCGCCGGCGCCGGCGCCGGCACCGGCACCCGCACCCGCGCCCCAGGCGTCGGACGCGACGGATGTCCCGGATCCCGCGCCTGAGCGGGCCGCGCTCGGTGACATCATCGTGGTCACCGGGCCGTCGGGCTCGGGCAAGTCGACCGTCGGAGCCCTGCTCGCCGAGCGGTCCGGCCGTCGCGCCGTGCATCTCGAGACCGACCGGTTCTACTCGGCGATCCGGTCGGGAGCGGTCGCTCCCCACCTCCCGGAGGCGCATGCGCAGAACGAGGTCGTCGTCGCGACGATCGCGGCTGCGGCCGCGAGCTGGTCCGTCGGCGGCTACGACGTGGTCGTCGACGGTGTCGTCGGGCCGTGGTTCCTGCCTCCGATCGTCGACGCGGCCCGCGAGGTCGGAGCGCCGCTGCACTACGTCGTGCTCCGCCCCTCGGTCGACGCCACCGTCGAGCGGGCGAAGGCGCGCTCGGCCGGCGCCCTGCGCGACGAGGCGGTCGTGCGCGACCTGCACGGCCAGTTCGCCGACCTCGGAGCGCTCGAACCGCACGCCCTCGACACGACGGGGCTCGACGCCGAGCAGTCCCTCGAAGCGGTGCGGGCCGCGCTCGACGGCGGCGCGATGCGGATCGCCTAGCGCTCCACCGTGCCGCGCCGAGCCTCGGTCGCCCAGATCGCGAGCTCGACGCGGTTGCGTGCGCCGATCTTGGCCATCGCGCTCGCGATGTGGGTCTTGACGGTGCTGAGCGAGATGTGCAACTCCCTGCCGATCTCGGAGTTGCCGAGGCCGCGCGCGACCGCCGCGGCGACCTCGTGCTCGCGTTCGGTGAGGGGCGTCGACGGCGTCGCCCGCGGTTCGGGCTCGCTGCCGGCGAACGCCTCGATGAGGCGTACGGTCACGTTCGGGTCAATGAGCGCGTCGCCGCGTGCCGCTGCGTGCACGGCCTCGCGCAGCAGCACGGCTCCGGCGTTCTTCAGCAGGAACCCGCGCGCCCCGGCCCGCAGCGCCGCGTAGACGTACTCGTCGAGGTCGAACGTCGTGATCACGACGACGGGCATCGGGTCGACGACGCCCGGGCCCGCGAGCTCGCGCGTGGCGGCGATGCCGTCGGCCACCGGCATCCGGATGTCGAAGAGGCACACGTCGGGCCGCAGGTCGCGGGCCATCGCGACGGCCTCACCGCCGTCGACCGCCTCGCCGACGACCTCGATGTCGGGTTGCGCGTCGAGGATCATGCGCAGGCCCGTGCGCACCAGCTCCTGATCGTCGGCGATGAGCACGCGGATCGTCACGTCGTTCCTCCAGATCGGCTGCTCGCAGCCCATGCGGAACGCGGCAGCACCGCGGCGACCCGCCAGCCGCCGGGCCCTCCGCGGTCGTCGCCGCCGATCGGCCCGACCTCGCACGTTCCGCCGAGCAGCGTCGCGCGTTCGACCATGCCCGTGATGCCGTACCCGGGGCGCACCGGGGAGTCGGATGCCGCGGGCAGGCCGTCGTCGCGAACCTCGAGGTGCACGCCAGAGCCGTCCACCAGCACGTGCACGTCGACGCGCGTCGCGCTCCGTGCGTGCCTGCGGGCATTCGTGACGGCCTCCTGCGCGAGCCGGAACACGGCCGCGCCGACCGCCGACGGCAGCCCGTCGAGATCGCCCTCGACCGTGACGGCCACCTCGAGCTCGCCCGGCTGACCCGGCGAACCCGGCTGACCCGGCGAACCCGGCGAACCCGGTGCGGCGGTCGCGAGCCGACGCAGGTCCGAGGCGGCCGGGGCCGGCATCCGCTCGCCCGGCTCGTCGTCGCGTCGCAGCACGCGCACCATGGCCCGCATCTCGTCGAGGGTCTTCGAGGCCTCGGCCTCGATGGTGCGCAGCACGGCGGCCGCGGCATCCGGATGCGCGTCGGCGACGGCCAGGCCGGCCTGCGCCTGGATCGCGATCGCCGAGACGTGGTGGGCGACCGTGTCGTGCAGGTCGCGCGCGAGGTGCTCGCGCTCGAGCAGGCGCATGCGGTCGAGCTCACGGGCCCTGGCCCCCGCGCGCCAGCGGAACGCGAGCCCGAGCGACCAGACGGTGACCACGACCGCGATGCCGCCGATCACGTCGCCGAGCGCCTGCGGCCCGGTCAGGAACGACGCGGCCCAGCCCACGAGCACGAGCGCGCCGCCGCCGAGCATCGCCCGGCCCGACCCCCAGCGCATGACGGCGTAGACGAGCAGCAGGAAGTACGCGGTCGCGTAGAGCTGCGGGTCGTCGCCCGTGACCAGGCCGAACAGGGTGCCCGCACCGAACGCGACGGCGAGCATCGTGAACGGGCGCGAGCGCCGCCAGAGCAGGGTCGGCACGAGCAGCACCAGCACCGCGGCCCACGCC
Encoded here:
- a CDS encoding AAA family ATPase encodes the protein MTSEEIGAPATAAQRVRQLRLVVHAEDFERALAFYRDALGMTEQEAYDGEGGARVVILDAGRATLELSNPAQVAYIDRVEAEGRPSDRLRIALEVDDGPAVTAELVAAGAELEAEPRETPWRSVNSRLRAPADLQLTLFQELDASAPAPAPAPAPAPAPAPQASDATDVPDPAPERAALGDIIVVTGPSGSGKSTVGALLAERSGRRAVHLETDRFYSAIRSGAVAPHLPEAHAQNEVVVATIAAAAASWSVGGYDVVVDGVVGPWFLPPIVDAAREVGAPLHYVVLRPSVDATVERAKARSAGALRDEAVVRDLHGQFADLGALEPHALDTTGLDAEQSLEAVRAALDGGAMRIA
- a CDS encoding response regulator transcription factor codes for the protein MTIRVLIADDQELVRTGLRMILDAQPDIEVVGEAVDGGEAVAMARDLRPDVCLFDIRMPVADGIAATRELAGPGVVDPMPVVVITTFDLDEYVYAALRAGARGFLLKNAGAVLLREAVHAAARGDALIDPNVTVRLIEAFAGSEPEPRATPSTPLTEREHEVAAAVARGLGNSEIGRELHISLSTVKTHIASAMAKIGARNRVELAIWATEARRGTVER
- a CDS encoding sensor histidine kinase; this encodes MTSPVRSLWNAPAAVPPPPRRVWRDWALVGVLVPLVVVEAALRPEVPWRWAWAAVLVLLVPTLLWRRSRPFTMLAVAFGAGTLFGLVTGDDPQLYATAYFLLLVYAVMRWGSGRAMLGGGALVLVGWAASFLTGPQALGDVIGGIAVVVTVWSLGLAFRWRAGARARELDRMRLLEREHLARDLHDTVAHHVSAIAIQAQAGLAVADAHPDAAAAVLRTIEAEASKTLDEMRAMVRVLRRDDEPGERMPAPAASDLRRLATAAPGSPGSPGQPGSPGQPGELEVAVTVEGDLDGLPSAVGAAVFRLAQEAVTNARRHARSATRVDVHVLVDGSGVHLEVRDDGLPAASDSPVRPGYGITGMVERATLLGGTCEVGPIGGDDRGGPGGWRVAAVLPRSAWAASSRSGGTT